TAGGCAAATTTGAAGGAATAGGAGCCCTGAACTTCCTTTCCATAGACGACGTCAGCATTTCCGATGAGGGTTCAATAATAGATGAGAGAAGCATAATTTCTCTCCCGGTCGAAAACAACCGCCCGGTGTTCCCTGCTTTCAAAAGGGAACCGAATGACCCTTTCCTGCAAAAAATCGAAGCATCCGGGAAGAAATGGGTAATAATTACCAACCCGCAGGACGAGCCTGTCATGGTGCTTGATGCGGATGGTTTCCTGAGGGATGCGGTCTACAAGAAAGGTCCGTTCATCCCACTTTCTTATTGCCATTTCCCGGTTGTGGTAAAATCCCCGAAGACCAAACTTGAAAAAGTGATCCGCCAGTTTAAGGTATATCCGCAGCATCCTGAGGATGATATAATCGATCAGGATCTTATTCTTTACTGGGGCAAGGAAAAAAGGATTATAACTGGTTCGGATATTCTGGGTCGGCTGCTGCGCGGAATTGTAATAAAATGTGATTTGTCATCAAGATGTGAGATACCTGCTCTGCCTTCCCAGCCAGGGATTGTAAGAAGGAGAAGCTTGAGAAGAAAAAGCAAAGAAGGCAAAGAACAGAGAAAAGAATGACGAGGGTAGAGAGAGCTAAAAAAGTTAAAAAATCGTGAATAAAGTAAGGAAAAAGAGAATAAAAAACAGCGAAATCGGAATAAAAAGAACAGAAAGAGGAATAAAAAAGCAGAAAAGAGAAAAGAGTTACTCTTCATATGCTGGAAGGGTTATAACGCCGATTTCCTGAAGCGGATAACCTATGGCGAAGTGATAAAGGTCCTGATATTCAAGCCCTTTAAGCCCTATGGTTTCATGTAAAGGATCATCAAAGAAACACCCTATCCCGCAGCCCCTCAGACCATTTGCCTCGGCTTCGAGGTAAAGGAGCTGCCCCAGAACTCCGCATTCCCAGAAAAGGTATGAATATATCCAGGCACCAAACCTGTTCAGAGGCTTTTCGAATTCCGAAAGCATGCAGGCAGTGAAACAGGCATCTGCGGCTTTTCGCTGGGCGCAGGAAAGCTGGGCTGCAAAATGATGCAGGTTTTCTTCCATAAGCATATAGAGTTCAAGATCAGATGGGCAATCTTTCGGTTTTATCCATAAAAAATCCGGCATGATAGCAGCTTTAAGTCTCTCTTTTTCCTCAGGATTGCGAAGGAAAATGTAAAGTCCAGGAAGAAGATCTTTTACTCGGTTTACGAAAAGTAGAAGGTGAGTGAAAAAACCAAAGGCGAGGGGATTGAAAATCGGGTTATTCTGAGGAAGAGTTTTTTGCAGCATTGCATAAAATGTCTCTTTTTCCATGTATGCGCTGTTATCCATTTCGATAGCGCTTCTCCTTCCACGAATAATGCTGCGCAGGGGAACGGTCTCAAAATCAGAATGAGGCTCAAAATTGCTGGGTTTAAGGGATGAAACGATCTGTGTACTGGATTCCATTTCCCCTTTTTTCTCCAGGTAATCGGTTCCATTCTTTTGAGCTGCCAGAGCCGCTTTTTCAATACCCATCCATTCAACATGCTTCGGGCTTAAACTGTTAGGAACACCTTCCCAGGAAAGGTTTTTAAAAGCTGAAATAACCTCGGAAGAAAGCCTGCCTCTGGTGCAGGTTTCTCCTGCCGGATAGACCGCAAGCATACAGGCAGGTTCCTGCTTTTCGTGACCTTTGTCCCTGGATATACCGAGAAGTGCTGCTATCTCCTTCGAACCCATGTCTGCGAGAATGCTTGTTTTCCAGCCAAGGCCGGCAGCAGCAAATGTCAGGGCAGCAATCGCGTGCCCTATATCATGCTGTGCATATCTGAAGGCTCTGAGCCCATATTTCCAGGAAACCCGCCAGTAAATTGAAGTCAGACCCACGAAAATAGTATCTTCAGGAAAGCCTGACCTTAACATTTCCCAGGTTTCCTGGGAGAATTCGGCTCTGAGTTCAAGGGCATGAGGCAGAGGAGCATAATGGCAGACCGAAGGGTTTTTAAGAAACCCCTTTACAGGACCGGAAATCAGGTATATCTCGGTAGGATGTAGGTTTCCGCTTGAAGGATTGACGCGGAGAGGCCATTTCATGCTTCCTGCGGCCTTCCAGGCTGAAATAGCAAAGCTGTCAAAAAAAAGCTGGGAAATCGATTTTTTACTCAGTTCTGATGCCCTGAGTTTCTCGGGTGAGAAAGCCTGTTCATAAGCGGGAAAAATCTCAGTTTTTATCTGCTCGTCACTCCACAGATCCAGATTTAAAAGTCGAGTTCCATAATAGTTAAGGAAGGGATCTGGCTTGATCTGTATATCAAGGCGGAGAGGCCCAGGCGCATAAGCTTTGAAGTTATGTTTACTGGCCTGGTGATAAGCCAGTATAGCTTCAAGTTCCTCTGTCATAGCAAGCACACCCGCTAACTGTATAAATTAAATTCTCAAATTGCTTTTTCGATAAAGGAGATCTGTGCATAAATTTTTTAACTCAATATTGATTTGCCCTCGGGACCTCGGAAGAAAATCAGACTTTTCTCAGGGCTTCAAGTATGGCTTTACCAAATGCATCAGCACTTGCTGGATCTCGCCCTGTAACCACGCGCCCTGAAACCACTACATCACGGTCCTGATAGACAGCCCCATGTTCCTCAAGTTCGCGTACCGTATCCGGGCTTTTGAAAACCGTGCTCTCTTTACCCTTCAGGACACCTGTTCTTGCCAGCACAACAGGGGAGATGCAAATCGCAGAAATTACCTTTTTAAGGGCGTCTGCTTCTTTTACGAGGGTCTGCAGCGCTTTGTTGTCCCACAGGTATTTTCTTGAGCCGGACCCTCCTGAGATTACTATTGCATCATATTCGTCAATTCTGGCTTCCGAGATTTTTATATCGGGCTTGATTGTGCCTCCCAGCATCCCTTTAGCTGTTTCCATAGATTCGGCTGCAACAGTAACTTTTACCCCCGCTGCCTCAAAAAGCTGCTTCGGAACAAAACATTCCTCATCCCTGAACTGTTCCTGAGCGATTACAAGCAGGACTTTCTTGTCCTTATATTCTGTTTCAGTCATCTGGTTACCTCCCTGTACGCTTAAAAATAAAATTAGAATAAATGAGAAATGAAATACCTCATGACCCTTTCTTAAGGATATATGCCTGCAAATATAAATGAATACTTCATGCTATGAGATAGTACAGTGCTGCGGAAATTCCTGCCCCTGTAAATGTTGCTGCGAAGTTTACTCCGCTATTTGAGAGTACCCCTCTTTTCTGAAGAGTAGCTCCAAGGAGACTGTCAATATTTGTCCCGAAAAAGCCTCCTGCTGTTGTTACAAGAACCGTTAATATAAAATTGTCCGAGACTCCCAGTAAGTATGCAAGAATCCCTATAACTGCAGAACCCAGGATTGCAGCAAATTCACCGAGTAGTGACACTGCCCCATCAGCTCCGGGCTCAGAAGGCTTCAAGGTCGTTATCATTCTTGGTCTTCCTTTTGCAGTTGTGCCTATTTCACTTGCAAGGGTATCTCCGGTAGCCGTTGCAACCGTGCCCATATAAGCATAGGTAATAGGGAGGCTGTGCTCAGGAAAAACCCCATATGCTACCGCCAGGACAAGGGCTGCCGTACTGTTTGAAAATACGTTTTCGTAACTCCGTATTCCGTTTTTAGCCTGGGCAATCCCTATGGACTCTTTGTAAGCATATTTGTATCTCGTAAACCCACCTCCGAGAATAAAGAACGTGAGCAGGAGCAGGAACCAGGAAAGATCGCTAAAAACGATTATCAGGACTCCCAGAAGTGCGGCACTCAGAAGGGCAGAAACATCAGCAATTTTCGCCCTGTAAGCCAGCACGCCCAGGAAAAATGAGAAGGCAAGTGCTACAACCATTTCTTCAGGAGGCACCCAGTATCTGAACTCCTCAAAAATCCACATTGTCATTCCTGAGCCCAGGGGTACCGAAATATTCTTATCGATCTTAGAGGGGATTGACTCGAAAAGTGAACCTGTAACTGCCCCGATTACAGCTATGAAAAATACCAGGTTGTATGAGACTTGAAGCCCCTGCCAGTAGATGATCCAGCTTGCGGCAAGGAATGCGGCAGCAATCCGAAGTGCCAGGAAAGCCGAACTCCAGAGTGTTGAAAAGCTCCTCTTTTTTATCCTGCTCCGCCTTGTAGTAAAATCAGGCACATGATCGGTTTCGGAAAAATAAATCCCGTGGTTTCCTACAGCTGCAACCGCAAAAGCGGCAAGTACTATGTAGAAAGGATAGGTAAAAGAGGAGCCTCCCGAAATTACGGAAACAAAAAGCATTAGAACCAGGGAAAATATAAGGCTGATAACGCTTCTGCTACAAGAAAAGATACTTCCAGAAAGCCGGATTCCCACAAAAAGTGCGATAGACAGGAGAAAAAGGACATTCACCCCTGCAAAAGGAGCTATAAGGATAAGCAGGAGATAAAGAATATGCATTACAGGAATTCCCTGGAAGGAATCCCCGCTTTTAAAAGATGGGGCAGCTCTGTTCATTATAGTACATCTTCTGTTTTTTCTCTTTGTGGGAAGTTACATAGAATAGGCTTATCTTTATAAATAGATAGTTGTTTTTCTCCTTCAGAGATAATTTAAAAATACGGATTAAAATTTAAAAATATCTGTTTTAGATATTATGGTCGGAGAAATTTACGCAAATTCTCGGCAAATCTTTAAGCCTTTTAGAGATAATCCAATTGATAAAATAACTTTTGCCTCACATTTGTTTTTCAGAATCCTCAAAATAACACTGATTCATCTTCAGGCATATACACGAAATCTAATAAGAATTCTGATCCATAAGTATAACCAGAGATAAAATATAGTATAATCGACAAAGATGCAAGCCATATTCGGCTGTGAGGGGAGGAGTATGGAGAATTATGACCTTATCATTATAGGTACAGGCTCTGCAATGAATTATATAAATCAAATTATTGATTCGAACCCTGAAATGAAAATTGCCGTTATCGACAAAGACGAACCTGGCGGGATCTGTCTTACAAGAGGATGTATCCCTTCAAAAACCCTGCTCTATCCTGCCGAGCTTATCAGGGAAGTGGAAACAGCGACCCATTTCGGAATTAAGATAAAAATAGAGAATATCGATTTTCTTGGGATTATGGAAAGGATGCGCAGGAAAGTAGGAGAGGATATAGAGACAATAAGGAAGAGTCTGACCGGAAACACGTATTTTGACTACTATCATGAAAGCGCGGAGTTCATTTCTCCTTATACCCTTAAAGTCGGTGAAAAAACCCTGCACTCCGAAATGATCTTCCTTTGTACCGGTTCAAGACCTGCAATCCCGCCTGTTAAAGGCTTGGAAGAAATAGGATACCTCACAAGCGACACAGTGCTTGGACTCGTGGAATGCCCAAAAAAGCTTGCGATTCTCGGAGGAGGTTACATTGCAGCCGAGTACGGGCACTTTTTCTCAGCTATGGGAGCCGAAGTCACGGTTATAGGGAGAAACGCTCAATTTCTTCCGCAGGAAGAGCCCGAGATCTCCAGGCTTGCCTTGATAAAGATGTCAGAATATATGCAGATTATTACGAACCATGAAGCTGTAGAGGTCAGGAAAGAAGAAAACGGACAGAAAACTGTTATTGCGAAGGAGAGAAATTCAGGACAGGAAGTAAGAATCACTGTAGATGAGATCCTCGTGGCAACAGGAAGGGTACCGAATACCGATATCCTCCACCCCGAACGGTCCGGAATCAAAACTGATAAAAAGGGATGGATTCTGGTGAACGAGTATCTTGAGACCTCACAGCCGAATATCTGGGCGTTAGGAGACGCAAATGGAAAATATCTGCTAAAGCATGTGGGAAACTATGAATCCGGGATAGTTTATCTCAATGCCATCATGAAAGAAAAAGTAAAGGCAGACTACCACGCCGTGCCTCATGCTGTTTTTTCCTATCCCGAGATTGCCGGAGTAGGCATGGGAGAGCAGAAAGCCGTGGAAAGGTACGGAGAGGTAAGAATCGTCATAGGTCTCAAGTTTTTTGAAGATACCGCTAAAGGAGCGGCTATGGAAGCCAGGGACTATTTCGTAAAGGTGATTCTGGATGCGGAGGAAGATAAAATCCTGGGAGCCCATATAATAGGCCCACATGCCTCAGTCCTGATCCACCAGATAATTCCTCTTATGTATACTGAATTGAGAAGCCCTGCGCCGATCATGCGGGCTATGGATATTCACCCCTCCCTTAGCGAAGTTGTAACAGGGGCATTTTATTCGCGGCTGCCGCCTGAACACTATCACCATTTCCTGAAGCATATAGGGCTTGAGGACTGAAGATCTCTATCGCTGATGAATAAAAAATCTCTATACCTTTTTCACACCTATTTTTTAATAAGATCAAAAACCCACCTGCTGATGCTAGGAGCAACGTTTCCGGTGCGCCTGTAAAATTCTACCTCAAGACCCATTTCTTTATAATCTTCAATTAGTTCCGAAATCTGTGATTCGGCTTTAAAGGTGTAAAAATGGATGTATCCGCCTGTTCTTACAAACTTTAAGATCCTTTCAAGAAAGAGATCCATGCCGTAAGGGATCGGTACGATAGCCCTGTCAAAAGTGCAATTTTCGTTATTTTCGTCATTTTTACCAGTTTCTGGTTTTTCACTGGCTTTCGAAGGGTTAAAAATCTGAAAAACTTTCTCAGGCTGGAAAAGTTTCCTAAAATCCTCCTGAATAACGGTTACCTGTCCTTCTAGCCTGTTAATCCGAATATTTTCCTTGAGGCAGGCACAGGCATCTGGGTTTATCTCAACAGCATATACTTTCGCCCCTTTCCCTGCGGCAGGAAGCACAAAAGGCCCTACTCCTGCGAAAGGAATTATAATATGTTCTCCAGGCGTAATTTTCGAGGCTATCCTCCCTCTTTCCGAGTACAGGCGGGGATTAAAAAAGACTCTTTTGACATCCAGTTTATATATATAGCCATTTTCCCTGTGAATAGTTTCCGTTGATTCCCCGAATAGAAGCTCAAAGTCCGCTACCCTGTGCTCACCTTCGAGTTTGCTCACCTTATTAAGCACAGCCCGCGTATTGCCCCGCATGGAGAGCAGCTTTGAAGCAATAGTATCTTTATAAGCCTCAAGTTCCGGAGGGATCGAGATTATAGCCACATCACCTATATAATCAAAACTTTTTGGAACCATCTGAAGCAGGGGTTCTTCAATTATACCTCTCATTGCATCTCGCAAACTCACTCTATTTCGAAAACTCATCTTGTGTGCCTCTGCTGTCAGATATTGTCAGGATACAGATTTTTCATTCTTTCAGATTCATTCGCCTTTGAAGAACTATTTTAATATATGCTTTTTGGCTTGCAGGAAAGGCTAAAAGCATGGAAAAACATAGGCTGAGAAATTGAAATCACGTAATAAAGGCACGTAAGGCTAAAGAGTTAAAAAACGCACAATTGACAAATGGAAAACATGAGGCTAAGGAAACTCTTAAAAGTTACTCCCCGACTACAACAGGACTATTTCCCATGAAAATTATTATAGAGACTCCAAAATACAGTTTCTGGAAATATAATAAGACAGAAAAAGGCTATGAAAAGGTTTTCTTCTCCCCGCTGCCAACAATTTTCAACTACGGTTTTGTAGAA
This region of Methanosarcina flavescens genomic DNA includes:
- a CDS encoding DUF21 domain-containing protein; this translates as MNEIFIWILILIFLSQSAIFSGMTIGAFGLGRLRLEIEAEAGNEDAIKILQIRRDSNFLLTTLLWGNVGVNVMIALLTDSVLTGASAFLFSTFVITSFGEIAPQAYFSRNALSLGAKLTPLIRFYQMLLYPVAKPTALILDWWLGREKLELFKEQAMRIMLEKHIESGRTDIGKFEGIGALNFLSIDDVSISDEGSIIDERSIISLPVENNRPVFPAFKREPNDPFLQKIEASGKKWVIITNPQDEPVMVLDADGFLRDAVYKKGPFIPLSYCHFPVVVKSPKTKLEKVIRQFKVYPQHPEDDIIDQDLILYWGKEKRIITGSDILGRLLRGIVIKCDLSSRCEIPALPSQPGIVRRRSLRRKSKEGKEQRKE
- a CDS encoding SagB/ThcOx family dehydrogenase, with protein sequence MTEELEAILAYHQASKHNFKAYAPGPLRLDIQIKPDPFLNYYGTRLLNLDLWSDEQIKTEIFPAYEQAFSPEKLRASELSKKSISQLFFDSFAISAWKAAGSMKWPLRVNPSSGNLHPTEIYLISGPVKGFLKNPSVCHYAPLPHALELRAEFSQETWEMLRSGFPEDTIFVGLTSIYWRVSWKYGLRAFRYAQHDIGHAIAALTFAAAGLGWKTSILADMGSKEIAALLGISRDKGHEKQEPACMLAVYPAGETCTRGRLSSEVISAFKNLSWEGVPNSLSPKHVEWMGIEKAALAAQKNGTDYLEKKGEMESSTQIVSSLKPSNFEPHSDFETVPLRSIIRGRRSAIEMDNSAYMEKETFYAMLQKTLPQNNPIFNPLAFGFFTHLLLFVNRVKDLLPGLYIFLRNPEEKERLKAAIMPDFLWIKPKDCPSDLELYMLMEENLHHFAAQLSCAQRKAADACFTACMLSEFEKPLNRFGAWIYSYLFWECGVLGQLLYLEAEANGLRGCGIGCFFDDPLHETIGLKGLEYQDLYHFAIGYPLQEIGVITLPAYEE
- a CDS encoding DJ-1/PfpI family protein; the encoded protein is MTETEYKDKKVLLVIAQEQFRDEECFVPKQLFEAAGVKVTVAAESMETAKGMLGGTIKPDIKISEARIDEYDAIVISGGSGSRKYLWDNKALQTLVKEADALKKVISAICISPVVLARTGVLKGKESTVFKSPDTVRELEEHGAVYQDRDVVVSGRVVTGRDPASADAFGKAILEALRKV
- a CDS encoding TIGR00297 family protein, with product MNRAAPSFKSGDSFQGIPVMHILYLLLILIAPFAGVNVLFLLSIALFVGIRLSGSIFSCSRSVISLIFSLVLMLFVSVISGGSSFTYPFYIVLAAFAVAAVGNHGIYFSETDHVPDFTTRRSRIKKRSFSTLWSSAFLALRIAAAFLAASWIIYWQGLQVSYNLVFFIAVIGAVTGSLFESIPSKIDKNISVPLGSGMTMWIFEEFRYWVPPEEMVVALAFSFFLGVLAYRAKIADVSALLSAALLGVLIIVFSDLSWFLLLLTFFILGGGFTRYKYAYKESIGIAQAKNGIRSYENVFSNSTAALVLAVAYGVFPEHSLPITYAYMGTVATATGDTLASEIGTTAKGRPRMITTLKPSEPGADGAVSLLGEFAAILGSAVIGILAYLLGVSDNFILTVLVTTAGGFFGTNIDSLLGATLQKRGVLSNSGVNFAATFTGAGISAALYYLIA
- a CDS encoding dihydrolipoyl dehydrogenase, which translates into the protein MENYDLIIIGTGSAMNYINQIIDSNPEMKIAVIDKDEPGGICLTRGCIPSKTLLYPAELIREVETATHFGIKIKIENIDFLGIMERMRRKVGEDIETIRKSLTGNTYFDYYHESAEFISPYTLKVGEKTLHSEMIFLCTGSRPAIPPVKGLEEIGYLTSDTVLGLVECPKKLAILGGGYIAAEYGHFFSAMGAEVTVIGRNAQFLPQEEPEISRLALIKMSEYMQIITNHEAVEVRKEENGQKTVIAKERNSGQEVRITVDEILVATGRVPNTDILHPERSGIKTDKKGWILVNEYLETSQPNIWALGDANGKYLLKHVGNYESGIVYLNAIMKEKVKADYHAVPHAVFSYPEIAGVGMGEQKAVERYGEVRIVIGLKFFEDTAKGAAMEARDYFVKVILDAEEDKILGAHIIGPHASVLIHQIIPLMYTELRSPAPIMRAMDIHPSLSEVVTGAFYSRLPPEHYHHFLKHIGLED
- a CDS encoding class I SAM-dependent methyltransferase, producing MSFRNRVSLRDAMRGIIEEPLLQMVPKSFDYIGDVAIISIPPELEAYKDTIASKLLSMRGNTRAVLNKVSKLEGEHRVADFELLFGESTETIHRENGYIYKLDVKRVFFNPRLYSERGRIASKITPGEHIIIPFAGVGPFVLPAAGKGAKVYAVEINPDACACLKENIRINRLEGQVTVIQEDFRKLFQPEKVFQIFNPSKASEKPETGKNDENNENCTFDRAIVPIPYGMDLFLERILKFVRTGGYIHFYTFKAESQISELIEDYKEMGLEVEFYRRTGNVAPSISRWVFDLIKK